In the Trinickia acidisoli genome, AGATGCGATAGGTGTCGGGCAGCGCCTGCTGCGCGACAAGCGTTGGACGCATGCATGGGGCATCGGACGACACATCCTAGGGAGTCAGGTGTTCGATTACTGGCAGGACCCATGGGGCGATAAGCACGAGCACTACTGCGACGGTGATTTGTTCACAGCGCAGATGCCAACGGGCGTGCATGCGATCAGCCGAGAAGCGATGGCTCAATGGGGGCCGACGATGCCACCTAGCTTCACGAAGCCCAAGTTCACGCTATCGAATATCGCGGCGCTCTTGCGCAACTTGCGCCGCAGCCCCGACTTGACCGTCGCGAAGCTGCGGACGCTCGCGAAGCTGTTCGCTTGATCTCTATTTCTTGAAAGATTGTTCGAGGCGCATTCATGGCATTGCACGTTCTGCACTATCGATTCGAAGGCCGCGCGCGGTGGGGCGTGATCAGGGACCGTCGGATCACGCCGATACCGGGCGAATTCGCGACGACCGCTGCGTTTATACGCGCGTGTCGGATCGAAGAGTTGGCGGCGCTCGAGAGCGAGAGAACGATCCCCGAGTCGGACGTCGAATGGCTCTCACCTGTGACGAGCAATCAACAGTTCGTTTGTCAAGGTGCGAATTACCGTCAGCATATGATCGAATCGGGCATGGATCCGGATGCGAAGAAGTTCAACATGATCTTCACAAAAGCACCGAGCTGCATCGTGCCCGCGAATGCCTTCCTTGTGCGGCCGACTCACGTACGCTTTCTCGACTACGAAATCGAGCTGGGACTCATCCTCAAACGCGACATCACATCGCGCCGGACGATCGCTGAGGTCAATCTCCATGAGTACGTTGCTGGTGCGGTGATCGTCAACGACTACTCGGCGCGCGACATCCAAATTCCTCAGATGCAGTTCTACAAAGGGAAGAGCTATCGCACGTTCGGACCTGTGGGTCCCTATCTCTGCCTTCTGGAAGCGCGGGACATTGCCCAATTGCGCGATCTGCAATTGACGCTGACCGTGAACGGCGAAGTGCGTCAATCCGATTCCACGGCGAACCTAGTCTACGGCCCGGCCGAGACGCTGACGGAGTTGTCGGGCGTGCAGGATCTTTATGCGGGCGACCTGCTGGCAACGGGAACCCCATCTGGATGTGCGCTCAGCATTCCGTCACCGGCCAAGCAACGGATCGCAGGGTTGTTGCCGGAGCGCGCGAAGTGGCGAATCTTCGACAAAGTGCAAGCAGGTTGCGATCGGTATTTGAAGGCGGGCGATGTTGTCGAGTCGCGTATTGCAAGTCGTGACAGGACGATCGATCTCGGTGTGCAACGCAACTGTGTCATCGACGAGGTCGCATGAAAGCCGTCGCTACCGAAGCCGACGTGGTCGCAATCGAAATTCAGGGGCCGCCCGCCGACCTACCGGTCAGCACCTACGAGATGATTAGCCGAGGCGCGGCGCTCGATCCCTCTGCGCCTGCGTTGTCATTTTTTCTGCGCACGGGCGATCATTGCGAACCCGTTCGCTGGGCGTACTCCGAGTTGCTTCGCGACATCACGCGAACGGCGAACCTGTTCACGCGTCTCGGCGTCGATAGCCAGTCCGTTGTTGCCTACGTACTGCCCAACCTTCCTGAAACGCATTTTGTGATTTGGGGCGGCGAAGCGGCAGGCATCGTCTGCGCAATCAATCCGCTGTTGGAGAGCGCGGCAATCGCATCCCTGCTGAAGGCGGTGAATGCAAAAGTGCTGGTCACGTTGGCGCCGTTTCCCGGCACGGATTTGTGGCCGAAAATTCAACCGGTGCTGGCTCAAGTGCCTTCCCTGCGCCATCTCGTTCTGGTTGACCTGGCGAATCACGTGCGTGGGTGGCGGCGCCTTCCCGTCCGGCTCATGCGATACCGCGAAGCTCGGCGACTGCACGGCCGCCGCGGCGTGCGCGGCGCGGTTCCCGCCTTTATCGACATACATGACTTCACGCGATCGATGGCGCGCGAGTCGGGTAGTGCGCTGATGAGCCAGCGCCGCATCGACGCGGATGATTTCTCGTCCTACTTCTGTACGGGCGGGACGACCGGCCTGCCGAAGGTCGCGATGCGGCGACACGGAAACGAAGTGGCCAACGCGTGGAGCGTCGGGGAAGTGGTGGGCTCCGGGATCGGGCCGGGGAAGACGATCTTTTGCGGGTTGCCGCTTTTTCACGTGAACGC is a window encoding:
- a CDS encoding fumarylacetoacetate hydrolase family protein, giving the protein MALHVLHYRFEGRARWGVIRDRRITPIPGEFATTAAFIRACRIEELAALESERTIPESDVEWLSPVTSNQQFVCQGANYRQHMIESGMDPDAKKFNMIFTKAPSCIVPANAFLVRPTHVRFLDYEIELGLILKRDITSRRTIAEVNLHEYVAGAVIVNDYSARDIQIPQMQFYKGKSYRTFGPVGPYLCLLEARDIAQLRDLQLTLTVNGEVRQSDSTANLVYGPAETLTELSGVQDLYAGDLLATGTPSGCALSIPSPAKQRIAGLLPERAKWRIFDKVQAGCDRYLKAGDVVESRIASRDRTIDLGVQRNCVIDEVA